The genomic DNA GAACTACATCGACCAGCCGCAGCCGGAGTGGGAGGTGGCGGTCGGGCAGCTCGGCCACGCGATCGCCGCTCACCCGGAGTCGTTCCTGATCAAGGACTCTCACTCGATGGAGTGGTACTACCCGGTGCTGGGTGGTGCGATCCGCGGCGACGCAGCACGTGCCCGCATCGACGCCCGCTGGGACGAGTTCGTGGTCCCGGGCCTCGGCATCCGCTGCATCGATCACCGGCCCTGGGTGACCGGCGCCGAGACGTGTGAACTGGTGATGGCGCTCGACGCGATGGGTGACACCGCCCGCGCCCACGAGCAATTCGCCGCCATGCACCACCTGCGCGAGACCGATGGCTCGTACTGGACGGGTCTGGTGTTCGCCGACGGCAAGCGCTGGCCGGTCGAGCGCACGACGTGGACGGGCGCGGCGATGATCCTGGCCGCCGACGCGCTCTCGTCGACCACGGCGGGCAGCGGGATCTTCCGCGGCAACGACCTGCCGCGCGGCCTCGAGGGCGACTTCGACTGCGCGTGCGCGGAGACCCGCCGCTAGCGTTGCTTGCCTGCGCGCCGAGTGTCGGATTAAGCCACGCTTTCTCGCGAAAACCGTGACACAACACCACATTCGTCGAGCCACGAGCACCCCGCAGCCCGC from Mycolicibacterium arabiense includes the following:
- a CDS encoding prenyltransferase; translation: MPGVLTPEQCLQTAQSIAATQESSGALPWFVGGHTDPWDHVENAMALTVAGLWEPARAAYDWCRDTQRADGSWPIQFRNGVIEDANSDSNFCAYVATGVWHHVLITGDREFAEAMWPVVSKAIDFVLTLQLAGGEISWGASPAGILQEALLTGSSSIYHAIRCALALANYIDQPQPEWEVAVGQLGHAIAAHPESFLIKDSHSMEWYYPVLGGAIRGDAARARIDARWDEFVVPGLGIRCIDHRPWVTGAETCELVMALDAMGDTARAHEQFAAMHHLRETDGSYWTGLVFADGKRWPVERTTWTGAAMILAADALSSTTAGSGIFRGNDLPRGLEGDFDCACAETRR